GGCCGGAGGGGTCACGGTGATGGCGACGCCCGGGTCGTTCATCGCCTTCAGCCGCCAGCGCGGGCTGTCGCCGGACGGGCGCTGCAAGTCGTTCTCGGCGGCGGCCGACGGTACGGCCTGGGGCGAGGGCGCGGGGCTCGTCCTGCTGGAGCGGCTGTCCGACGCGCGGCGCAACGGCCATCCGGTCCTGGCCGTGCTCCGGGGCTCCGCCGTCAACTCCGACGGCGCGTCCAACGGGCTCACCGCGCCCCACGGGCCTGCCCAGCAGCGGCTGATCACGCGGGCGCTGGCGGACGCGGGGCTGCGCGCCGGTGACGTGGACGCGGTGGAGGCCCACGGTACGGGCACCACACTGGGCGACCCCATCGAGGCGCAGGCCCTGCTGACCACCTACGGGCAGGACCGCGAGGAACCGCTGTGGCTCGGGTCGGTCAAGTCCAACCTCGGGCACACGCAGGCGGCGGCCGGGGTCGCCGGCGTCATCAAGATGGTGCAGGCCATGCGGCACGGCGAGCTGCCCCGGACCCTGCACGCCGACTCGCCCACACCGCACGTCGACTGGTCCTCGGGACGGGTGCAACTGCTGACCGCCGCCCGGCCCTGGCCGGCAACGGACCGGCCGCGGCGGGCGGGGGTCTCGGCCTTCGGGATCGGGGGGACCAACGCGCACGTGATCCTGGAGGAGGCGCCCAGGACGGCCGTCCCCCCGGAGCGGGCCTCGGCCCCGCCCGTTCCGTGGCTGCTCTCCGCCGCCGACGAGACGGCCCTGCGCGCCCAGGCAGCACGGCTCGCGGACGAGGTGACGCGGCGGCCCGACCTGGTGCCCGCCGACATCGGCCACTCACTCGCGCTGTCGCGCGGCGCCCTCCCGCACCGGGCGCTCGTGCCCGGTGGTGACCGGACCCGGGCACGGGAGGCGCTGCACGCACTCGCAGCGGGCCGGAACGCGCCGGGCGTGGTGCGGGGACTGGCCGCCCCGGAGGTCCGTACGGCCTTCCTGTTCAGCGGGCAGGGTGCCCAGCGCCCCCGGATGGGCGCGGAACTGCGCGCCGCCTTCCCCGTCTTCGCCGAGGCGTTCGACGAGGTCTGCCGGCACCTGGACGACCGTCTCCCCCGGCCCCTGAGCGCGGTGCTGTCCGCCGGGCCGGGCTCGCCGGACGCGGCTCTGGTGGACCGTACGGACTTCGCTCAGGCCGGACTGTTCGCGTTCGAGGTGGCCCTGTTCCGGCTGCTGGAGTCGTGGGGCGTTCGAGCCGACCGCCTGGTGGGCCATTCGGTCGGCGAGCTGGCGGCCGCGCATGTCGCGGGAGTGCTCGACCTGCCCGATGCGGCGGCCCTCGTCGCCGCGCGCGGCCGGCTGATGCAGGCGTTGCCGGACGGCGGTGCGATGGTGGCGCTGGAGGCGGCCGAGGCGGAGGTTCTGCCGGCGCTGACCGGGTTCGAGGGGCGGGTGTCGATCGCGGCCGTCAACGGGCCCCGCTCGGTGGTGGTCTCAGGCGCGAAGGACGCCGTGCTCGCGGTCGCGGCCGGTTTCGAGTCGGACGGCCGCAGGACGGTACGACTGCGGGTGAGTCACGCCTTCCACTCGCCGCTGGTGGAGCCCATGCTCGACGAATTCCTGAGCGTCGCGGGTGACTTGACCTTCCGACCGCCGCGGATTCCGATCGTCTCCACCGTGACGGGCCGGCCCGCCGAGCCCGCGGAACTGTGCTCCCCCGATTACTGGGCGCGGCACGCCCGGCTCCCCGTGCGCTTCGCCGACGCCGTGCGCCGGCTCGCGGACGACGGCGTCTCGGCCTACCTGGAACTCGCCCCCGGGCCCGTGCTCACCGCGGCCGCCACCGACTGTCTGACCGACGCGGACACGCGCGGCTCCGTGCTCGCCGTGGCCACCCGAGGCGGTGCCCGCGAACCGGAGACGCTCCTGTCGGCCCTGGCGCGGCTGCACGTGGCCGGGGCCGATGTCGACTGGGCGGCGGTGTACGCGCGTTCCGGCGCGCGGCGGGTGGATCTGCCGACGTACGCCTTCCAGCGGCAGCGGTACTGGCTGGACGCGTCGGGCCCGACGACCGGCGAACAGGCGCTGCTGGGCCCGGCCTTCCCGGTCCCGGACACCGGACGGACGGTGCTGACCGGGCTGTTGTCCCGCGCGGCCCACCCCTGGCTGGCCGACCACGTAGTCGCCGGGAACGTGATCGTGCCGGCGACGCTGCTCGTGGAGATGGCCGTACGCGCGGGCGACGAGGTGGGCTGCGGCGCGGTCGACGACCTCGTGATGCTGTCGCCGCTCGCCCTGCCCGGCTCGGCGGGGGTGCGTGTCCAGGTCGTGGTGGGCGCGAGGGACGACTCGGGCCGGCGGTCGCTCGACATCTACTCCCGGCCGGAGGAGTCCGCCGCGGACGTCCCGTGGACCAGGAACGCCTCCGGTCAGCTGGCCGCCGGGCACGTCCCACGGACCGCCCATGCCGGCCGAGGCCGGGCCACTGCCACTGCCACTGCCACTGCCACTGCCACTGCCGACGAGCATGCCCCGTGGCCGCCCCACGATGCCGAGGCGGTGGACCTCACCGGCGCGTACGCCGCCCTCGCCGACGCCGGACTCGCGTACGGGCCCGCCTTCCAAGGGGTCGGCGCTCTGTGGCGCCGCGGCGACGACGTCTTCGCCGAGGTCCGGCTGCCCGCCTCGCACGCCTCGGAAGCGGGCCGCTTCGGGCTTCATCCCGCACTGTTCGACGCGGCGTCGCACGCGCCGCTGCTCGCCGCACCCGACGACGCGGGCCCGATCCGGGTGCCGTTCGCATGGAGCGGAGTGAGCCTGCACGCCTCCGGAGCCACGGAGCTGCGGGTCCGGATCACTCGGACCGGCGCGGACACGGTCTCGCTGGCCCTCTCCGACCCGGCCGGCCGGATCGTGGCACGCGTGGACTCCCTGACCACGCGAGAACTCCCCGCCGGCCAGGCCGTCGCAGCGGACGACCTGGTGGGAAGGGCCCTGCTGCGCCCCCGATGGGCGGCCCTGGAACTCTCCGGCGATGGCGACAGCGACAGCGACAGCGACGAGCACGCCTGGTCGGTGCGCGGGCCGGACGAACTCGGCCTTGCCGCGTTCCTGCCCCCCGGGGCCGGGAATCCGGAACTCGTCGCCGTGACGGCCGTCTCCGGCGCGGCGGATTCCGACCCTCCGGGTGCCGTGCACGAGCTGACGGGCAGGGTGCTCGCGACGCTTCAGGACCTGCAGGACGATCCCGGCGCGGCGGGCTCACGGCTGGTGGTGGTGACCCGGGACGCCACCGCACCGGTGCCGGACCTGGCGGGCGCGGCCGTCTGGGGGCTGGTGCGCGCGGCCCAGTCGGAGCTGCCCGGGCGGGTCGTCCTGGTGGATGTGGACGGGCGGCCCGAGTCGCTGCGGACGCTGCCCGCGGCCGTCGCCACCGGCGAGCCTCAACTGCGCGTGCGGGAAGGGCGGGTGACGGTTCCCCGGCTGGCCGCGGTCGGTGACGCCCCGGACACGGGGACGGCGGCCCTCGGCGCGGACGGCACGGTGCTCATCACCGGAGGCACCGGCGCGCTCGGCGCCGAACTGGCCCGTCACCTGGTCGCCGAACACGGCGTGCGGCATCTGCTGCTGACCGGCCGCCGCGGCCCGAAGGCGCCCGGGGCCGAGAAACTGCGCGACGAGCTCGCGGAGTCGGGAGCACGGGTCGACGTCGTCGCGTGTGACGCCGCGGACCGCGCCGCGCTGTCCGAGGTGATCGAACGCTGCGAGCCACCGCTGACGGCCGTGGTGCACGCCGCCGGTGTCCTGGACGACGGCGTGCTGGACGCGCTGACCCCGGACCGGATGGCCGCCGTGCTGCGGCCGAAGGCCGACGCGGCCTGGAATCTGCACGAACTGACCCGGGACATGGGCCTTTCGGCGTTCGTCGTGTTCTCCTCCGTCTCCGGTCTGCTCGGCCGGGCGGGTCAGGGCAACTACGCGGCCGCGAACTCCTTCCTCGACGCCCTCGCCCGGCGGCGCGCCGCCGCAGGGCTCCCCGCGCTGTCGCTGGTGTGGGGGCCGTGGGAGCACGCCGACGGCATGGCGGCCGGGCTGCCCGGACAGCGTTCCGGGCCGCGTGAGGTGCTCGTCCCGCTGTCCACACGGCAGGGTCTGGCCCTCTTCGACGCGGCGCTGCGCACGACCGAGCCGGTCCTGGCACCGATTCTGCTGGACCGGGCCGCACTTCGGTCCGGCGGAGGACACCTGCCACCACCGTTGCGCGGTTTCGTCCGTCCCGAACGGCCGACCGCGGCGACAGGGGCCGATTCCTCCGGCGATCCGGGGCGGCTGCCGGAGCCGGGGGCTGGCGGGCGCGGCTGGACCGGCTGCCCGCCGGCGACCGGCAGGCGGCGCTCGAGGATCTGCTGCGTCAGGATGTCGCGGCGGTGCTCGGCTACCCGCATGCCGACGCCCTCCCGGCCGGGCGGTCCCTGACCGAGCTGGGATTCGACTCCCTGACCGCGATGCAGATCCGCAACCGGTGGAGCACGGCGCTGGGGATCCGGCTGTCTGCGGCGTTGGTGTTCGAGCACCGCACGACCGGAGAGCTGGCCCGGCACCTGCTCGGCCGATTGTCCGACACCCCGGCCGCCGCGGCAGCTCCCGAGGCCGCGGAGGCCGAGCGGCCCGCGTACACCCTCTCCTCGCTGTTCCGCAGTGTCAGTGCCTGCGGGCAACCGGTGGCGGCGATGCACCTGCTCGTCACCGCGTCCTGGGCGCTGCCCACCTTCACGGCCGCCCGGGGCCACGAGCACGCGCCGCCCCCGATCCGCCGCTCCCACGGCCGCCCCGGCTCGGGAAGGCCGACGGTCGTCTACTTTCCCGCCTACCACCCCTCGCTCGCGTCGGGAGGTGGCGATTTCCCTCGCTTCCACCGCGCGTTCCACGACGACCTGGACGTGCTGGAGTTCCCGCACCCCGGGATCGGCGCCGGGTCCGCCGTACCGGAGGACCGCGCCGCGCTGGCGTGCACGCAGGCCGAGAACGTCCTGGCTCACACCGGCGACGGTCCCCTCGTGATCGTAGGACGGTCCGCGGGCGGCAACGTGGCACACCTCGTGGCCCGCCGGCTGGAGAGCATGGACCGGGTACCGGCCGGCCTGGTCCTGCTGGACACGTACCACATCACGCCGGACGACCACGGCAAGGACTGGCTGCTGTCCCTGGCCGCTCCCCCGCCGCGGGACTCCGGACGGCCCCTGTTCACCGGGGACGACGACAGCGCCCTCGCGGCGATGGGGGCCTACAACCGCATCTTCCTCGGCTGGCACCCCGAACCGGTCACCACGCCGACGCTCCTCGTCCGCGCGCTGCGCCCCACACCCGCGATGGCCGCCTCCGCGGACGCCGACGACTGGCGTACGTCCTGGCCGTCGGCGCACGACGTCCTGGACGTCCCCGGCGACCATCTGACGATGATGCGGGAACACGCGCAGTCAACGGCTTCGGCCGTCCGCACCTGGATCGAGGCGTCGTCCGCGGACCGGGCGCGAACGCACCGCGCCGGCCGTCCGGATACCGCCGAGCAGCAGGATTGTCCGTGATCGGTAACAGACGGATCCACCGGCCGCCTTCCGCCCTCTTGCCGTATGCACGGGCTCCACGGCGACGGCGAAGGAACACAAGACATGGTGCGAAGTGGCGGACGGGGATGGTACGCCAAAGTGCTGGCGGCGGCGCTCGGGGTGACCGCGGTCGCCGGCCTGACCTCGTTCTGGAACGCGCAACTCGGTGCCACCGAGTCACGACCCGGCCGGGGCGTCTCGGCGCCTCCCGCCCAGTCGCAGGGCCGGAAGGCGGCGCCCGTGCCGGCGGGCATCGTGCACGCCTCGGACGCCGGTGCCCGCGGCGTCAACATCACCGTCGACGACGGACCGGACCCCGTCTGGACACCTGAAGTGCTCCAGGTGCTGCGGGACCACGGTGTGAAGGCCACGTTCTGCATGGTGGGCACGCAGGCCCGTGCCCACCCGGACCTGGTCAAGGCGGTGGTGGCGGCCGGGCACCGGCTCTGCGACCACACGGTCTCGCACGACGTCACCATGGACCACAAGTCCAAGGCCTACCAGTCCCGGCAGATCCTGGACGCCGAACGCATGATCACCAAGGCGTCCGGGGGCGTCCGCCCGCTGTACTACCGGGCGCCCGGCGGGGCCTTCACCCCCTACAGCCGCCACCTCGCCGCGTCCCACGGCATGCGCCCGCTCGGCTGGAACATCGACTCCAAGGACTTCGAGCGTCCCGGCACGAACGCCATGGTCGCCACCGTCAAGAACGAGATCTCCAACGGCCCGACGCTCCTCTTCCACGACGCGGGAGGAGACCGCTCGCAGACCGTCGCCGCTCTGCGAGAAGTCCTGCCGTGGCTGAAGGAGCAGGGCTACTCCTTCGGCTTCCCCGTGCGCTAGGCGCGGCCGGCGGAGTCGGACGGCGGGCGAGGGCCGCAGAGGTAGCCGTGTCCCGAGACTGCCGTCCGGTGGTGGGCGGCTCCCCGCCCGGGGCGCTGACGGTCGACTCCGCCTTGACGGTGGCCAGACCGGGGATAAGGAAGCGGATGGCGACGCATTCATGGGGGTTTCCCCCATGGCGCGTTGGGGACTTGCGGCGGGGCGGGTGCGAGGCGCTGTTCGGCGTGCCCCGCCGGCCGGGCCGGTACCGGCCTTCGGGGGAATTCCGGGCTCGCCCCGCGGTTCGACGGCCGGTGGGTGGTACGGGCATGAGATGTCGACGCCCCCCGATCCACCCGCCTCGGCGCTGCCGCGCCCGACCGACGCCGAGTCGCGCGTACCGGTCGTGCTGCGGACCGCTGCCGCGTACGCGTGGCGGCTCATCGCGGTCGGCATCGTCGTCCGGTTCGCCTTCTCCGTACTCGGGGAGTTCCACCGGATCGCCGTCGCCGT
This is a stretch of genomic DNA from Streptomyces hawaiiensis. It encodes these proteins:
- a CDS encoding type I polyketide synthase; translated protein: MTRDELIRPVPALLKEHAELAPERIAYADSARGVTYAELERRTRALAGYLTRSGLARGDRVAICLGNRVEAVESCLAVLRAGMVGVPLDPRSSDAELAHFLRDSRAAFVITDAAHLVRLRRLGSPYDRLGALVTGSGPVPEGARSFRSAVESDGPAEIDTLGLDDPAWMLYTSGTTHRPKGVLSTQRAALWSVAACYVPLFGLSSGDRLLWPLPLFHSFSHSLAILGVTAVGASARIAGEPAAPGGLRQELLTAYEGLGGPFTVLAGVPATYHRLVDSAGAAPQALRLCLVAGAPSGPALRAAVEETLGAPLLDAYGSTETCGMIAADRPGGPRVDGSCGPPVPGVEVRVVDPESGEAVGDGAEGEIWVRSPGLMTGYHDQPEATAAALRDGWYRTGDLGRRVEHGHLRVTGRVSELIIRGGENIHPTEIEQALLRCPGVSDAVAVGVPHDVLGEVPIALVVPGPDGLDARRVLAECRTLLADYKVPTEIREIAAVPRTASGKTARHRLAVPAPAASAASGTTSTALFERLLPLSRDDQERALRESVLAETAEVCPLAPGEAASADSPFTDLGMTSVGAVELVDRLGALTGLSLPSTLVFDHPAPAGVARYLRAALFEGRPEARRGRDGGQAPPSADDPVVIVAMACRYPGDVESPEDLWELVSRGRDAVSGFPTDRGWDLEALYDPDPDRIGTSYTRHGGFLHRAAEFDAGLFGISPREALATDPQQRLLLETSWEVWERAGIDPASVRESETGVFVGVMYGDYATRLPRHHELEAHLGLGSTGSVASGRISYVYGLRGPAVTVDTACSSSLVALHWAARALRSGECSMALAGGVTVMATPGSFIAFSRQRGLSPDGRCKSFSAAADGTAWGEGAGLVLLERLSDARRNGHPVLAVLRGSAVNSDGASNGLTAPHGPAQQRLITRALADAGLRAGDVDAVEAHGTGTTLGDPIEAQALLTTYGQDREEPLWLGSVKSNLGHTQAAAGVAGVIKMVQAMRHGELPRTLHADSPTPHVDWSSGRVQLLTAARPWPATDRPRRAGVSAFGIGGTNAHVILEEAPRTAVPPERASAPPVPWLLSAADETALRAQAARLADEVTRRPDLVPADIGHSLALSRGALPHRALVPGGDRTRAREALHALAAGRNAPGVVRGLAAPEVRTAFLFSGQGAQRPRMGAELRAAFPVFAEAFDEVCRHLDDRLPRPLSAVLSAGPGSPDAALVDRTDFAQAGLFAFEVALFRLLESWGVRADRLVGHSVGELAAAHVAGVLDLPDAAALVAARGRLMQALPDGGAMVALEAAEAEVLPALTGFEGRVSIAAVNGPRSVVVSGAKDAVLAVAAGFESDGRRTVRLRVSHAFHSPLVEPMLDEFLSVAGDLTFRPPRIPIVSTVTGRPAEPAELCSPDYWARHARLPVRFADAVRRLADDGVSAYLELAPGPVLTAAATDCLTDADTRGSVLAVATRGGAREPETLLSALARLHVAGADVDWAAVYARSGARRVDLPTYAFQRQRYWLDASGPTTGEQALLGPAFPVPDTGRTVLTGLLSRAAHPWLADHVVAGNVIVPATLLVEMAVRAGDEVGCGAVDDLVMLSPLALPGSAGVRVQVVVGARDDSGRRSLDIYSRPEESAADVPWTRNASGQLAAGHVPRTAHAGRGRATATATATATATADEHAPWPPHDAEAVDLTGAYAALADAGLAYGPAFQGVGALWRRGDDVFAEVRLPASHASEAGRFGLHPALFDAASHAPLLAAPDDAGPIRVPFAWSGVSLHASGATELRVRITRTGADTVSLALSDPAGRIVARVDSLTTRELPAGQAVAADDLVGRALLRPRWAALELSGDGDSDSDSDEHAWSVRGPDELGLAAFLPPGAGNPELVAVTAVSGAADSDPPGAVHELTGRVLATLQDLQDDPGAAGSRLVVVTRDATAPVPDLAGAAVWGLVRAAQSELPGRVVLVDVDGRPESLRTLPAAVATGEPQLRVREGRVTVPRLAAVGDAPDTGTAALGADGTVLITGGTGALGAELARHLVAEHGVRHLLLTGRRGPKAPGAEKLRDELAESGARVDVVACDAADRAALSEVIERCEPPLTAVVHAAGVLDDGVLDALTPDRMAAVLRPKADAAWNLHELTRDMGLSAFVVFSSVSGLLGRAGQGNYAAANSFLDALARRRAAAGLPALSLVWGPWEHADGMAAGLPGQRSGPREVLVPLSTRQGLALFDAALRTTEPVLAPILLDRAALRSGGGHLPPPLRGFVRPERPTAATGADSSGDPGRLPEPGAGGRGWTGCPPATGRRRSRICCVRMSRRCSATRMPTPSRPGGP
- a CDS encoding thioesterase domain-containing protein; the protein is MLGYPHADALPAGRSLTELGFDSLTAMQIRNRWSTALGIRLSAALVFEHRTTGELARHLLGRLSDTPAAAAAPEAAEAERPAYTLSSLFRSVSACGQPVAAMHLLVTASWALPTFTAARGHEHAPPPIRRSHGRPGSGRPTVVYFPAYHPSLASGGGDFPRFHRAFHDDLDVLEFPHPGIGAGSAVPEDRAALACTQAENVLAHTGDGPLVIVGRSAGGNVAHLVARRLESMDRVPAGLVLLDTYHITPDDHGKDWLLSLAAPPPRDSGRPLFTGDDDSALAAMGAYNRIFLGWHPEPVTTPTLLVRALRPTPAMAASADADDWRTSWPSAHDVLDVPGDHLTMMREHAQSTASAVRTWIEASSADRARTHRAGRPDTAEQQDCP
- a CDS encoding polysaccharide deacetylase family protein; this translates as MVRSGGRGWYAKVLAAALGVTAVAGLTSFWNAQLGATESRPGRGVSAPPAQSQGRKAAPVPAGIVHASDAGARGVNITVDDGPDPVWTPEVLQVLRDHGVKATFCMVGTQARAHPDLVKAVVAAGHRLCDHTVSHDVTMDHKSKAYQSRQILDAERMITKASGGVRPLYYRAPGGAFTPYSRHLAASHGMRPLGWNIDSKDFERPGTNAMVATVKNEISNGPTLLFHDAGGDRSQTVAALREVLPWLKEQGYSFGFPVR